CCGCCCTGCGCGCGCAGCTCGGCCTCGACCGCCCGCTGATCGTGCAGTACCTCACCTGGCTGGGCGGGCTGGTGCGCGGCGACCTGGGTACCTCGTACGTCGACGGTGCGCCGGTGTTCGGCATCGTCGCCAGCCGCTTCTTCATTACCCTGGAGTTGGTGCTGGTGATCACCGTGCTGTCGGCGCTGATCTCGATTCCCGTGGCGGTGGTGGCGGCGCAGCGCAAGGGCACGGTGGTGGACAGCGGCATTCGGGCGCTGTCGATGGTCGGCTACAGCCTGCCCACCTACTGGTGGGCGATCCTGCTGATGCTGCTGTTCTCGGTGGCGCTGGGCTGGCTGCCGGCGGGCGGCTACGTGTACCCGGGCCGCGATTTCGGGCGCCACCTGCTGCACCTGATCCTGCCCACCCTCGCGATGGTGCTGATCCTGGTCGCCGCGCAGGTGCGGTTCCTGCGCGCGAGCATCCTGGACATCATCGGGCTCGACTACGTGCGCACGGCGCGCGCCAAGGGGTTGTCGTCGCGCCGGGTGCTGTACAAGCATGTGCTGCGCAACTCGCTGGCCGCGTTCATCACCGTGGTGGGCCTCAACTTCGCCACCCTGATCGGCGGCATGGTGATCATCGAGCAGATCTTCACCTGGCCCGGCCTCGGCTGGCTGATCATCACCTCGATCCTGAACCGCGACTTCCCGGTGGTGCAGGGCGCGGTGCTGTTCGTGGCCGCGATCTTCGTGTCCGTCAACCTGGCCGTGGACATCCTGTACGCGGCCCTGGACCCGCGCATCCGCTATGAGTGAGCGCACGGCGACCTCGGCGGCGCCGGCAACGGGTACTGGTGCGCGCGGCAGGCGCAGCTTCGTGCGCCGCCTGCTGCGCGACCGCAGCACCACGCTGCCGCTGCTGTTCCTGCTCGCCCTGGTGTCGGTGGCGGCGGGGGCCGACCTGCTCACCCGCTACGACCCGCTCGACCCGGTGGCCGAGCCGCTGCAGCCGCCGAGCGGGCCGTTTCCGATCGGCACCGACGAGATCGGCCGCGACATCCTCACCCGGGTGGTCTACGCTTCCCGCATCACCCTGGCGGTCGGCGTCATGTCGTCGGTCGGGGCGCTGCTGATCGGCGTCCCGCTGGGCCTCCTGGCCGGCTGGTTCGGGCGCTTTGCAGACGCCGTGGTGATGCGCGCCATGGACAGCGTGCTGTCGATCCCGCCGCTGCTGCTGGCGCTGGTGATGGTGAGCGTGCTCGGCAGCAACGTGTTCGTGGCGATGCTCGCCATCGTGGTGGTGTTCATCCCGCACTTCGTGCGCATCAGCCGCGCGGAGGTGCTCAGCTTGCGCAACCAGGAGTTCGTGCTCGCCGCCCAGGCGATCGGCATGCCCACCTGGCGGCTGCTGCTGGGCACCATCCTGCGCAACGCCATCTCCCCGGTCATGGTGCAGTTCTCGCTGGTGTTCTCGCGCGCGGTGATCGTGGAGGCGGGCCTCAGCTTCCTGGGCCTCGGCGCCCAGCCGCCCACCCCCACCTGGGGCAACATGCTCAACACCGGGCGCGGCTACCTGTACTACAACACTCTGTACGCCATCATCCCCGGCGTCGCCATCTTCCTCACCGTGCTGTCCCTGAACATCGTCGGCGACTCCCTGCGCGACCGCCTCGACCCGCGCGACGCCAGCCTGATCAAGGAAGACAACGCGTAGATCGTCCTGAGCTCAGCGGTGGTGGCAGGCCACCAGGTGGCTGCCGGCGGTGCGGGGAGTGAGGGCGGGGTCCTGCTGCTTGCACAGGTCGGTGGCCAGGGGGCAGCGGGTGTGGAAGCGGCAGCCGGGGGGCGGGTCCATGGGGCTCGGCACGTCGCCTTCCAGCGGCGGTTGCTCGGTGCGGGCCGCCGGGTCGGTGTTGGGGACGGCGGCGAGCAGGGCCTCGGTGTAGGGGTGCAGCGGCCGCGCGAACAGCGCCGCCTTGGGGGCCAGTTCCACGATGCGGCCGAGGTACATCACCGCGACCCAGTCGCAGATGTGGCGGATCACGCTCAGGTTGTGGGAGATGAACAGGTAGGACAGGTTCAACTCGCGCTGCAGGTCGGCGAGCAGGTTGATGATCTGGGCCTGGATCGACACGTCCAGGGATGACACCGGCTCGTCGCAGATTATCGCCTCCGGTTCGGAGGCGAGGGCGCGGGCGATGCCGATTCTCTGCCGCTGGCCGCCGCTGAATTCGTGCGGGTAGCGGTTGCGCCCGGTAGCGGACAGGCCGACCTGCCCGAGCAGCTCGTCGATGCGCTGCTCGCGGGCGGAGCCGCCGGCCAGCCGGTGCACCGACAGCGGTTCGGCCAGGATTGCGCGCACCCGCTTGCGCGGGTCGAGCGACGAGATCGGGTCCTGGAACACGATCTGGATGTGGCGCCGCAGGGCGCGGAGCTGGGCGCGCGGCAGGTCGAACACCGGCTCGCCGCGGAACAGCACGGTGCCGCCGGTGGGTTCGTACAGGCGCAAAATGGTGCGGCCGGCGGTGGACTTTCCGCAGCCCGACTCGCCCACCAGGCCCAGGGTCTCGCCCGGTGCCAGCGAGAAGGAGATGCCGTCCACCGCCTTGATGTTGCCCACCACGCGGCGCGGGAAGCCGCCCATGACCGGGAAGTACTTGACCAGGTCGATCACCTCGAGCAGCGCGCGAGAATGGGCCGGCGGTCTCACCTGCCCTCCTGACCCGGCGCGGCAAGCGCGCCGGCGCCCGGGTGCTGCGCGGCCTCGTCGTACAGGAGGCAGCGGGCCAGGTGGCCGGCGCCGGTGTCGAACAGGCGGGGTTCGCGCCGTTCGCACACCGCGGCGGCCTGCGGGCAGCGCGGATGGAAGGTGCACCCCGGCGGCAGCGCGCCGGCGTCGGGTACCGTGCCGCCGATCGCCTGCAGGCGATCGATTTCGCCCTCCATGCGCGGCATCGAGTCGAACAGCGCGCGCGTGTAGGGGTGGCGCGGTTCCCGGAACAGCGGCCCCACCGCCGCCTGCTCCACCACGCGCCCGGTGTACATCACCGTGACCCGGTCGACCAGTTCCGCCACCACGCCGAGGTCGTGAGTGATCAGCAGGACCGCCATGGCGCGCCGGCGCGCCAGATCGCGCAGCAGGTGCAGGATCTGTGCCTGAATGGTGACGTCAAGGGCGGTGGTCGGTTCGTCGGCGATCAGGAGCCGCGGGCCGCACGACAGCGCCATCGCGATCATCACCCGCTGCCGCATGCCTCCGCTGAGCTGGTGCGGGTACTCGTGGGCGCGCTGCTCGGGCAGCGGCACGCCCACCTGGCGCAGCGCGTCGACTGCAAGCTCGGCGGCGGCGGCGCGCGACTGCGCCTGGTGCAGCTCCACGGCCTCGGCGATCTGGTCGCCGACCGGGAACACCGGGTTGAGCGAGGCCATCGGGTCCTGGAACACCATCGCGATGTCGTTGCCGCGGAGGCGCTGCATCTCGCGCTCGCTCTTGCGCAGCAGGTCCTCGCCGCGGAATCGGATCGCTCCGCGGTCGAAGCGCCCGGGCGGGACCGGCACCAGGCCGAGGATGGAGAGCGCGGTGACGCTCTTGCCGCATCCCGACTCACCCACCAGCCCCACGATCTCGCCGTCGTCCACGTGCAGGTCGACCCCGTTGACCGCATGAATCAGTCCTTCCGGGGTGCGGAAGGTCACCGCCAGGTCCTCCACCTGCAGCAGCGGCGACGCGGCGGCGCGGCTGCTGCTGCCGGGTCTGCGGGCAGGGCGGGTCATCGGTCGAGCGTTTGCACGGCGTGCAGGGAGCGCTCCAGTGCGGCCAGGGTCTGGTCCACGAGGTAGGGCGTGTGGGCGCTGCTGATGAACCAATGGGTGTTGGGGTGCAGGAACACGCCGTGGTCGAGCGCGCTGCGGTAGAACACCCGCTTGCGCTCCAGGTCGCACGCCGGGTCGCCGCTGTCGAACAGCAGGAACGGCTGCGGCGGGATGCCGAGCACGCGCGCCTGCACGCCGCTGTCGGCCACCAGTTGCGCGAGCCCGTCGCTGAAGCGCCGGCCCAGTTCCCAGATCCGCTCCAGGGCACCGGCCTGCAGTTGGCGCAGCGTCTCCAGCGCCGCCGCCATCTCGAACGTGCTCACCAGGTAGGTGCTGGAGTAGAACACGTCGGTCTCCATCACCTCGGCCTTGCCCACCAGTGCCGAGATCGGGTAGCCGTTGGCCAGCGCCTTGCTAATCGCCGTGAGGTCCGGGGTCACCCCCAGGTAGTGCTGCGCGCCGCCGAGGTGGACCCGCGGCCAGGTGCGGATCTCGTCGAACACCAGCACCGCGCCGTGGCGGTCGGCCAGCGCCCGCACGCCGGGCAGGAACCCCTCCGGCGGCAGCTCGAACTCGAACGGCTGCAGGATGATGCACGCCACCTCCCCGCGGCGACGCTCCAGCGTCTGCTCCAGCGATGCCAGATCACCGTATACGAAGGTGTCGGTGAGTTCGGCGACCTGGTCCGGGACCCCGGCGGCGTCGAGGTAGGGGCCGGTGCGCTGGCCCAGCACGTCGCCGGCGCCCTTGCGGCCCAGGCACCAGTCGTGCCAGCCGTGGTAGCCCCAGCGCACCACCCGGTCGCGGCCGGTGTAGCCGCGCGCCAGGCGCACCGCCAGGGTGCAGGCGTCCGACCCGGTCTTGGTGAACAGCACCCGTTCGGCGCTCGGCAGCAGCTCGATCAGCCGCTCGGCAAGCCGGTTCTGGATGGTGAACGACAGGTTGGCGATGAACCCGCGCCGGATCTCCCGGATCGCGGCCTCGTTGACGCGCCGGTTGCGGTAGCCGAGCACAATCGGCCCGAAGGCGCACAGGTAGTCGATGTAGCGGTTGCCGTCGACGTCCCAGACGTGGCAGCCGTCCACCCGCTCGGTGTAGATGGGCCAGTCCGCCACGTCGCTGAACGAGGTGGGGCGGCGCGCCGCCGTGACGCCGCCGGGAATCAGCCCGCGGGCGCCGGCGAACTCTTCGCGGGACTTGGGGTAGCTGTCCCCGGAGTGCCCGCCGGGCCGGCCACCTGGATGCCCGGTCATTGGTCCGCCGGCCGGTCGATCCAGTCGTGGTCGCCGTACACGCCGCGCCACGCGTCGGTGAACGCCGCGGTGCGGAACGCGGTCTCGTGGTCGTGGAACAGGTCGCGGAACACCGGCAGCTTGACCGTGCACAGGTGCGCCCCGGCGAGCGCCGCCTCCACCACCTGGATCGGCTCCCGCGCGCCCACCAGCACCTGCGCCGCGTAGCCGTGCCGGTCGACCACCTGCCGGGCGGCGCGGGCTATGCTCGGGCGCTCGCTGCGGTCGACCGCGATCGGGTTCTTGCTGATGCCGTGCAGCCCGCCCTCGAACAGCGCCACGATGGCGGCCCCCGCCTCGGCCGCCAGGTACGCCTGCAGGGCGTTGTAGATGATGGTGGCGGCGGTCTTGATGCCCTCGTCGTGCAGCCGGCGCACCACCCCGGCCGCGGCCGCGCTGTCGAAGGCGATCTTGACGTGGATGCGCGGTTCCAGCGACGCCAGCAGGCGCGCCTCCTCCAGCATCCGCTCCGGGTCGCGGCTCACCACCTGCACCAGCACCGGCCCGGCCACCCGCGCGCTCATCCGCTGCACCCGGTCCAGGTAGTCGGTGCGGCCCTCCTCCGCCATCACCAGCGGATTCATGGTCAGGCCGTGGATCAGGCCGGACGCCAGCACCTCGTCCAGCACCTCTTCATTGAACGTGTCGATGCACAGCTTCATCCGCTGCCTGCTCTCCTTGCCTTGACCGGCGCTCCGATTCGTGGCGTACTGTCGCCTGCCTGATTGCGGCGGGCTCGCGGTGCGGGCCGCGCTGCAACTCACGGCGCATCATACCTTCCACAAAGGGGGAGACGAAACATGAAGCGAATCATCCTGCTGGCCGGCGCACTGCTGCTGGTGGCCGGGACCGGGCTGTTCGCCGGCGGCGGAGGCGAACAGATGGCGATCGCCCAGTCGGCGTTGCGGGTGGCGATTGCCGGCGAACCGAAGTCGGTAGCCGCCTGGCACACCGGCAGTTGGAACGACCAGATCCCGGGGCGCAGCATCTACCAGGGCCTGGTGGCGCTCGACTACGACTCCATGCAGCCGGTCGGACTGCTGGCCGAGTCGTGGCAGTGGAACGACGACAATACCGCGGTCACGTTCAACCTGCGGCGCGGGGTCAGGTTCCACGACGGCTCCGACTTCGACGCGGCCGACGTCAAGCACTCGCTCGAGAACGCCGCCAATCCCGAGATCGGGCTCACCGTGCACACGCTGTTGCGCGATCTCGATCACGTGGAGATCGTCGACGACCACACCGTGGTGGTGCACCTGACGCAGCCCAACAACTCGTTCCTGGCGATCATCATGGACGAGGCGTGGATCGTGCCGGAGGGCATGCTGCCGGAGGAACTCAAGACCAACCCGATCGGCACCGGGCCGTTCATGTTCGAGGCCTGGGACCGCGGCCAGGAGATCCGGCTCACCAGGTTCGACGACTACTGGGAAGAGGGCCAGCCCTACCTGGACGGCGTGGTGATCAAGTTCATCCCGGACATCGACGTGCGCATCGCCCAGTTCCGGCAGGGAGACCTGGACATGATCCTCAACGTGCCGGCGGCGCGGGTGCCGGAGATGCAGGCGATTTCCAGCATTCCGATCCTGGAGAGCGACAAGATCCTCAACACCGGTATCTACTTCGTGCTGTTGAACAACCGCATCGCGCCGTTCGACAACGAGCTGGTGCGGCGCGCGTTCAGCTACGCAGTCAATCGCGACCAGTTCATCCGCGGCGTGGCCGGCGGTTACAGTCCCGCGCGCGCCACCCTGATCGCCGACGACAGCCCGCACTCGATCGCCGGCGTCGACAACGATTACTACCCGCAGAACATCGCCAAGGCGCGCG
This window of the Spirochaetaceae bacterium genome carries:
- a CDS encoding ABC transporter permease — encoded protein: MFHFILRRVLQMLLILFLVSSAVFFMFKLVPGDVAAVRLGIEQTPEALAALRAQLGLDRPLIVQYLTWLGGLVRGDLGTSYVDGAPVFGIVASRFFITLELVLVITVLSALISIPVAVVAAQRKGTVVDSGIRALSMVGYSLPTYWWAILLMLLFSVALGWLPAGGYVYPGRDFGRHLLHLILPTLAMVLILVAAQVRFLRASILDIIGLDYVRTARAKGLSSRRVLYKHVLRNSLAAFITVVGLNFATLIGGMVIIEQIFTWPGLGWLIITSILNRDFPVVQGAVLFVAAIFVSVNLAVDILYAALDPRIRYE
- a CDS encoding ABC transporter permease, producing MSERTATSAAPATGTGARGRRSFVRRLLRDRSTTLPLLFLLALVSVAAGADLLTRYDPLDPVAEPLQPPSGPFPIGTDEIGRDILTRVVYASRITLAVGVMSSVGALLIGVPLGLLAGWFGRFADAVVMRAMDSVLSIPPLLLALVMVSVLGSNVFVAMLAIVVVFIPHFVRISRAEVLSLRNQEFVLAAQAIGMPTWRLLLGTILRNAISPVMVQFSLVFSRAVIVEAGLSFLGLGAQPPTPTWGNMLNTGRGYLYYNTLYAIIPGVAIFLTVLSLNIVGDSLRDRLDPRDASLIKEDNA
- a CDS encoding ATP-binding cassette domain-containing protein, which translates into the protein MGGFPRRVVGNIKAVDGISFSLAPGETLGLVGESGCGKSTAGRTILRLYEPTGGTVLFRGEPVFDLPRAQLRALRRHIQIVFQDPISSLDPRKRVRAILAEPLSVHRLAGGSAREQRIDELLGQVGLSATGRNRYPHEFSGGQRQRIGIARALASEPEAIICDEPVSSLDVSIQAQIINLLADLQRELNLSYLFISHNLSVIRHICDWVAVMYLGRIVELAPKAALFARPLHPYTEALLAAVPNTDPAARTEQPPLEGDVPSPMDPPPGCRFHTRCPLATDLCKQQDPALTPRTAGSHLVACHHR
- a CDS encoding ABC transporter ATP-binding protein, producing the protein MTRPARRPGSSSRAAASPLLQVEDLAVTFRTPEGLIHAVNGVDLHVDDGEIVGLVGESGCGKSVTALSILGLVPVPPGRFDRGAIRFRGEDLLRKSEREMQRLRGNDIAMVFQDPMASLNPVFPVGDQIAEAVELHQAQSRAAAAELAVDALRQVGVPLPEQRAHEYPHQLSGGMRQRVMIAMALSCGPRLLIADEPTTALDVTIQAQILHLLRDLARRRAMAVLLITHDLGVVAELVDRVTVMYTGRVVEQAAVGPLFREPRHPYTRALFDSMPRMEGEIDRLQAIGGTVPDAGALPPGCTFHPRCPQAAAVCERREPRLFDTGAGHLARCLLYDEAAQHPGAGALAAPGQEGR
- a CDS encoding aminotransferase class III-fold pyridoxal phosphate-dependent enzyme gives rise to the protein MTGHPGGRPGGHSGDSYPKSREEFAGARGLIPGGVTAARRPTSFSDVADWPIYTERVDGCHVWDVDGNRYIDYLCAFGPIVLGYRNRRVNEAAIREIRRGFIANLSFTIQNRLAERLIELLPSAERVLFTKTGSDACTLAVRLARGYTGRDRVVRWGYHGWHDWCLGRKGAGDVLGQRTGPYLDAAGVPDQVAELTDTFVYGDLASLEQTLERRRGEVACIILQPFEFELPPEGFLPGVRALADRHGAVLVFDEIRTWPRVHLGGAQHYLGVTPDLTAISKALANGYPISALVGKAEVMETDVFYSSTYLVSTFEMAAALETLRQLQAGALERIWELGRRFSDGLAQLVADSGVQARVLGIPPQPFLLFDSGDPACDLERKRVFYRSALDHGVFLHPNTHWFISSAHTPYLVDQTLAALERSLHAVQTLDR
- a CDS encoding ABC transporter substrate-binding protein, which translates into the protein MKRIILLAGALLLVAGTGLFAGGGGEQMAIAQSALRVAIAGEPKSVAAWHTGSWNDQIPGRSIYQGLVALDYDSMQPVGLLAESWQWNDDNTAVTFNLRRGVRFHDGSDFDAADVKHSLENAANPEIGLTVHTLLRDLDHVEIVDDHTVVVHLTQPNNSFLAIIMDEAWIVPEGMLPEELKTNPIGTGPFMFEAWDRGQEIRLTRFDDYWEEGQPYLDGVVIKFIPDIDVRIAQFRQGDLDMILNVPAARVPEMQAISSIPILESDKILNTGIYFVLLNNRIAPFDNELVRRAFSYAVNRDQFIRGVAGGYSPARATLIADDSPHSIAGVDNDYYPQNIAKARELLAEAGYPDGIEFELMWHRTGPQWETGAQLIQATAKEAGIDITLKGEEVATLLTRLRDSRDYQAAFSATAVKPTYYHSLWDSIGRQHSHYAGIPERHPEWWQRLQDATALEPDAFREEIANLVREHEAGQFVLTLGQLVVFDSLSKDLAGYRPHPQGAGRYNFAPIRFGN